Proteins from one Nitrospinota bacterium genomic window:
- a CDS encoding transposase, whose product MARKRYSSEQIIGYLREAEVLQAKGSTIGQVCKKIGVTEQTYYRWRKEYGSLSVDQAKRLKEVEKENTRLRKLVADLSLDKAILKEVAEGKY is encoded by the coding sequence ATGGCCAGGAAAAGATATTCATCTGAACAGATTATAGGTTATTTGCGAGAAGCAGAGGTATTACAGGCTAAAGGAAGTACGATTGGTCAAGTGTGCAAAAAGATAGGAGTAACGGAGCAAACCTATTACCGCTGGCGTAAAGAGTACGGTAGTTTGAGCGTTGATCAAGCCAAACGGTTGAAGGAAGTTGAGAAAGAAAATACCCGTCTGAGAAAGCTGGTGGCTGATTTGTCATTGGACAAAGCGATTCTAAAGGAAGTAGCTGAGGGAAAGTATTAA
- a CDS encoding SpoIIE family protein phosphatase, whose amino-acid sequence MKNRGIVLVDVSGKGVSAALYMARLMSDIRHVTD is encoded by the coding sequence ATGAAAAATAGGGGAATCGTTCTTGTAGATGTTTCAGGAAAAGGTGTTTCGGCCGCTTTATATATGGCGCGTTTGATGAGTGATATAAGACATGTCACTGATTAA
- a CDS encoding pentapeptide repeat-containing protein, which yields MKQNSLTAILPQILLSHKEWFESKGNKGIFADLSGENLRQGNFKNAVLVEANLQGADLREASFENADLRGANLQDAQLEGSCMKNANFEETDLMWANLENADLSNTRMDGAYLHGANLRNTNVKNSQIKFTWTDEDTLFPPGVKPHQ from the coding sequence ATGAAACAAAACAGTCTGACGGCCATTCTCCCTCAGATTCTACTCAGTCATAAGGAATGGTTTGAGTCGAAAGGCAATAAAGGAATATTCGCTGATCTGAGCGGAGAAAACTTACGCCAAGGAAATTTTAAAAATGCTGTATTGGTGGAGGCAAATTTACAGGGTGCTGATCTTCGAGAAGCCAGCTTTGAAAATGCTGATCTTCGTGGGGCAAACCTGCAGGATGCCCAACTGGAAGGATCATGCATGAAAAACGCAAACTTTGAAGAAACGGATTTGATGTGGGCCAATCTCGAGAATGCTGACCTGAGCAATACACGTATGGATGGGGCTTACCTTCATGGAGCCAATTTGAGAAATACAAATGTCAAAAATTCGCAAATCAAGTTTACCTGGACCGATGAGGATACATTGTTTCCACCTGGAGTGAAGCCACACCAATGA